A single window of Chitinophaga sp. XS-30 DNA harbors:
- a CDS encoding RagB/SusD family nutrient uptake outer membrane protein: MTLHKKLACLLLAGYAFASCTKLDEKLGSTITRSQADSVIKVPSLLKTAYDALQLPYQDQSNFWALQEMTADEAVAPTRGGDWDDNGVWRSLKTHSWTAEHSHVGSSFSNLLLLQFASTNVLNFNPSARQAAEARFLRALSMFSVLDGWGQVPFRAPEDNLLEAPRVLKGLEALDFIVEELNAIIPDLPERSGSVPAFVANKDAARTLLMKCYLNKGAFATPATPTFDAADMQQVITLADQIIGSGRYQLANNYFDNFTQNNHALSTENIFTQENGPGLSTARSGNAAFCHWAPTLHYNQTPGGWNGFTTISDFYDKFEAVDTRRGGPYDGVTNLTGLHVGMLVGQQYNKDGVALKDRKDNPLIFTREIALQETGNDLEVKGIRVVKYPPDMITPNGSNSNNGNNDWVFFRYADVLLMKAEALLRTNGAPAALLIVNELRLKRKATPLLTLTADILLDERGRELYWEGWRRQDLIRFNRFLEPWQLKPADDPKYLLFPIPVNDLAVNPNLSQNPGY, encoded by the coding sequence ATGACCTTACATAAAAAACTGGCTTGTTTGCTGCTGGCAGGATATGCATTCGCTTCCTGCACGAAGCTCGATGAAAAGCTCGGCTCCACGATCACCCGCAGCCAGGCGGATTCGGTGATCAAAGTGCCGTCACTGCTCAAAACAGCCTACGATGCGCTGCAATTGCCCTACCAGGACCAGTCCAATTTCTGGGCCTTGCAGGAAATGACGGCGGATGAGGCCGTAGCGCCCACCCGTGGCGGCGACTGGGATGACAACGGCGTATGGCGCTCGCTCAAAACACATAGCTGGACCGCCGAACACAGCCATGTGGGCTCCAGTTTCAGCAACCTGCTGTTACTGCAATTCGCGTCCACCAATGTGCTTAACTTCAATCCTTCCGCACGGCAGGCGGCCGAAGCAAGGTTCCTCCGCGCACTCTCCATGTTCTCCGTGCTGGACGGATGGGGACAGGTGCCCTTCCGCGCCCCGGAAGACAACCTGCTGGAAGCGCCGCGTGTGCTCAAAGGCCTGGAGGCGCTGGACTTCATCGTGGAAGAACTGAATGCCATCATACCCGATCTTCCGGAACGCTCCGGCTCCGTACCGGCTTTTGTGGCGAACAAAGATGCTGCGAGAACATTGCTGATGAAATGTTATCTCAACAAAGGCGCCTTTGCCACGCCCGCCACGCCTACATTCGATGCGGCGGACATGCAGCAGGTGATCACGCTGGCGGACCAGATCATTGGCAGCGGCAGGTATCAGCTGGCGAACAATTACTTCGATAATTTCACCCAGAACAACCATGCGCTGTCCACCGAAAACATCTTCACCCAGGAGAACGGACCGGGGCTCAGCACCGCCCGCTCCGGCAACGCGGCTTTCTGCCACTGGGCGCCGACCCTGCACTATAACCAGACGCCGGGCGGATGGAACGGTTTTACCACCATCTCCGATTTTTACGACAAGTTCGAAGCTGTGGATACCCGCCGCGGCGGCCCCTACGATGGCGTGACCAATCTCACCGGTCTGCATGTGGGCATGCTGGTAGGCCAGCAATACAACAAAGACGGCGTGGCGCTGAAAGACCGGAAAGACAATCCGCTCATCTTCACCCGTGAAATTGCCCTGCAGGAAACCGGGAACGACCTGGAAGTAAAAGGTATCCGCGTAGTGAAATATCCGCCGGATATGATCACGCCCAACGGCTCCAACAGCAACAACGGGAATAACGACTGGGTATTCTTCCGCTATGCCGATGTGCTGCTCATGAAAGCGGAAGCCCTGCTGCGCACCAACGGCGCTCCGGCCGCGTTGCTGATCGTAAATGAATTGCGGCTTAAACGCAAAGCCACACCATTGCTGACTTTAACTGCGGATATCCTGCTGGATGAAAGAGGCCGTGAACTTTACTGGGAAGGATGGCGCCGCCAGGACCTCATCCGTTTCAACAGGTTCCTGGAGCCCTGGCAGCT